The Micromonospora sp. Llam0 genome contains a region encoding:
- a CDS encoding DUF397 domain-containing protein: MTQPAWRTASRSNSNGGNCVEVADNLPGQVLVRDSKDRTGGTLTFTPTAWSTFVAQAATTRP; the protein is encoded by the coding sequence ATGACCCAGCCCGCGTGGCGCACCGCCAGCCGCAGCAACAGCAACGGCGGCAACTGTGTCGAGGTCGCCGACAACCTGCCCGGCCAGGTACTGGTCCGCGACAGCAAGGACCGCACCGGCGGCACCCTCACCTTCACCCCCACCGCCTGGTCCACCTTCGTCGCCCAGGCCGCCACCACCCGACCCTGA
- a CDS encoding helix-turn-helix transcriptional regulator translates to MSSNGVPRTLKFLRTLNGGMTQEQLAQRLSVSTSLIAKFETARQIPLPDTAEQIDDVFGSGTLVQETAADARNAVPPDWFQPWPEYEAEAEMLRGYESTYVPGLLQTEAYARAVLAVGLLPPEVAEQRLAHRLARQATVFDRRTPPVTSFIVDEAALRRGDPVMMKEQLLHLVDMSRRDRVLLHVVPVDAGLYIGQLGNFALATLPDGATVAYAENPVDGRTYEEPAKVAAFVNAWEAIRSVALPQDMSRDLIARMAEEL, encoded by the coding sequence GTGAGCAGCAACGGGGTTCCCCGCACTCTCAAGTTCCTCCGCACCCTCAACGGAGGCATGACCCAGGAGCAGTTGGCGCAGCGGCTGAGCGTCTCTACCTCGCTTATCGCCAAGTTCGAGACGGCCCGGCAGATCCCCCTGCCGGACACCGCCGAGCAGATCGACGATGTCTTCGGCAGCGGCACCCTGGTGCAGGAGACCGCCGCGGACGCCCGCAACGCCGTCCCGCCGGACTGGTTCCAGCCGTGGCCGGAGTACGAGGCCGAGGCCGAGATGCTGCGCGGGTACGAGTCAACCTACGTCCCCGGGCTGTTGCAGACCGAGGCGTACGCCCGCGCGGTGCTCGCCGTCGGCCTGCTCCCGCCGGAGGTGGCCGAGCAGCGGCTGGCGCACCGGCTGGCCCGCCAGGCCACCGTCTTCGACCGCAGGACGCCGCCGGTCACCTCGTTCATCGTCGACGAGGCGGCGCTACGGCGGGGCGACCCGGTGATGATGAAGGAGCAGTTGCTGCACCTGGTCGACATGTCGCGGCGCGACCGGGTGCTGCTGCACGTGGTGCCGGTCGACGCCGGGCTCTACATCGGCCAGCTGGGCAACTTCGCGCTGGCCACGCTGCCGGACGGGGCGACGGTGGCCTATGCGGAGAACCCGGTGGACGGCCGCACCTACGAGGAGCCGGCCAAGGTCGCCGCCTTCGTCAACGCCTGGGAGGCGATACGCTCGGTGGCACTGCCCCAAGACATGTCCCGAGACCTGATCGCGAGAATGGCAGAGGAGCTATGA
- a CDS encoding DivIVA domain-containing protein has product MFPRRTRRQSRPHTRNAGTRHYRAAARPSISPGLVRDRQFLDRTRRGLDPAEVRAFLHLVADELAALRAELAMTRDENVRIKQALRDWQSRQFQARMPA; this is encoded by the coding sequence CTGTTTCCCCGGCGTACCCGGCGGCAGTCCCGGCCGCACACCCGCAACGCCGGCACCCGCCACTACCGCGCTGCGGCCCGGCCGTCGATCAGCCCGGGGCTGGTCCGCGACCGCCAGTTCCTGGACCGCACCCGGCGCGGTCTCGACCCGGCCGAGGTACGTGCCTTCCTGCACCTGGTCGCCGATGAGCTGGCCGCGTTGCGGGCCGAGCTGGCGATGACCCGCGACGAGAACGTACGGATCAAGCAGGCGCTGCGGGACTGGCAGTCGCGCCAGTTCCAGGCCCGGATGCCGGCGTAG
- a CDS encoding GPP34 family phosphoprotein has translation MTAKGAMMVHHTGARAGTGTAGWADAALTLPLPAVHLRRPLLADEFFLLAQDAVTGRPRLPDRAVGFGLAAALLVDLVDAGALRVRDGRLWLAARHVPVDALSGWTLRWMAAEPGYRRVGTWLALLAPGAHQQVARRLVAAGVVRPRTVRRLLTTAVRQVPTDANRAGWAWARLTVRLQRGEPLPALEARLAGLCLVTGLDDLLLTGLPAVARRHLHRETAGRLPTEVGELLTIARNRLDGASHRRRSGRWRRGPAG, from the coding sequence GTGACCGCGAAGGGAGCCATGATGGTCCACCACACCGGGGCCAGGGCCGGGACCGGGACCGCCGGTTGGGCCGACGCCGCGTTGACGCTGCCGTTGCCGGCGGTGCACCTGCGGAGACCGTTGCTGGCCGACGAGTTCTTCCTGCTGGCGCAGGACGCGGTGACCGGCCGGCCGCGGCTGCCGGACCGGGCGGTCGGGTTCGGTCTGGCCGCCGCGCTGCTGGTGGACCTGGTCGACGCCGGGGCGTTGCGGGTGCGCGACGGCCGGCTCTGGCTGGCGGCGCGGCACGTGCCGGTGGACGCGCTCAGCGGCTGGACCCTGCGTTGGATGGCCGCCGAGCCGGGGTACCGACGGGTCGGCACCTGGTTGGCGCTGCTCGCGCCCGGCGCTCATCAGCAGGTCGCGCGGCGACTGGTCGCGGCGGGCGTGGTGCGGCCCCGGACGGTACGCCGGCTGCTGACCACCGCCGTGCGCCAGGTGCCGACCGACGCGAACCGGGCCGGGTGGGCGTGGGCCCGGCTGACCGTACGGCTACAGCGCGGCGAGCCGTTGCCCGCACTGGAGGCCCGGCTCGCCGGGCTCTGTCTGGTCACCGGGTTGGACGACTTACTGCTCACCGGTCTCCCGGCGGTGGCTCGTCGGCACCTGCACCGGGAGACCGCCGGACGACTGCCGACCGAGGTCGGCGAGCTGCTCACCATTGCCCGCAACCGTCTCGACGGCGCGTCCCACCGCCGCCGGAGCGGCCGATGGCGTCGCGGACCAGCGGGCTGA
- a CDS encoding LysR family transcriptional regulator: protein MLPDLDLRLVRYFTVVAEQLNFARAAEQLRVAQPSLSRQIQRLEDALGVRLLERTSQGSRLTAAGSAFLPRAEQLLHRAGQAVLAARAAAPEHTITIGYVDDLIVTPAVRDLRHRFPDAHVRARHLDTRDADALLSRQADALVIRTPLPVPADDLDVAVLYDEPRVLVVPAAHRLAGKESVTVADIAAEPLVGCTGMGADWTGFWRLEPRPDGSPAQLGPTLADTYDDKLEAIADGSAIAVVPANDRRFSLRPDLVTVAIHEVEPCQVAVVTRAGDANPLVAEFVRSAERLLVG, encoded by the coding sequence ATGCTTCCGGATCTGGACTTGCGGCTGGTCCGGTACTTCACCGTGGTCGCCGAGCAGCTGAACTTCGCGCGCGCCGCCGAGCAGCTCCGAGTCGCCCAGCCGTCGCTGAGCCGACAGATCCAGCGGTTGGAGGACGCTCTCGGCGTACGCCTGCTGGAACGCACCAGCCAGGGCAGCCGGCTCACCGCCGCCGGTTCGGCGTTCCTGCCCCGTGCCGAGCAGCTACTGCACCGTGCCGGCCAGGCGGTGCTCGCCGCGCGGGCGGCGGCACCGGAGCACACCATCACCATCGGGTACGTCGACGATCTGATCGTCACCCCCGCTGTACGCGACCTGCGCCACCGGTTTCCCGACGCCCACGTCCGCGCCCGCCACCTCGACACCCGGGACGCCGACGCACTGCTCAGCCGGCAGGCCGACGCCCTGGTCATCCGTACGCCGCTGCCGGTTCCGGCCGACGACCTCGACGTGGCTGTCCTCTACGACGAACCCCGGGTCCTGGTCGTGCCCGCCGCGCACCGGCTGGCCGGCAAGGAGTCGGTGACCGTCGCGGACATCGCTGCGGAACCGCTGGTCGGCTGCACCGGCATGGGCGCCGACTGGACCGGCTTCTGGCGGCTCGAACCCCGACCGGACGGCAGTCCCGCCCAGCTCGGTCCCACGCTGGCCGACACCTACGACGACAAGCTCGAAGCCATCGCCGACGGCAGTGCCATCGCCGTCGTCCCGGCCAATGACCGGCGGTTCAGCCTGCGTCCCGACCTGGTCACCGTTGCCATCCACGAGGTCGAGCCCTGCCAGGTCGCCGTGGTCACCCGCGCCGGGGACGCCAACCCGTTGGTCGCAGAGTTCGTCCGCTCTGCTGAGCGGCTCCTCGTTGGCTGA
- a CDS encoding SDR family oxidoreductase yields MPVDYRSQTVLLTGASSGIGAAFARALAVRGANLVLVARRADRLASIADELRRTADVRIEVVPTDLSSPAAPTEIRQAVADRGVEVTSLINNAAIGSFALFADVDPSRSTAEVAVDVMAPVALTAAFMPQLTGAGNGFIINLASVSAYFPTPRMTVYSAAKAFMLSFTESLWTELRGTGLTVFAVAPGATGTDFTAGMGPDAAVLTAGKVRAAEDVVATALRHLERRDPGPIVVDGGGNRLGVLVSRIVSRRRAALMMARVFDPARRPPSRTPG; encoded by the coding sequence ATGCCTGTCGACTACCGCTCACAGACCGTTCTGCTCACCGGGGCGAGCTCCGGGATCGGTGCCGCCTTCGCCAGGGCGCTGGCCGTACGCGGCGCGAACCTCGTGCTGGTCGCGCGGCGTGCCGACCGGTTGGCGTCGATCGCGGACGAGCTGCGCCGCACTGCTGATGTGCGAATCGAGGTCGTCCCCACGGACCTGTCCAGTCCCGCTGCGCCGACCGAGATTCGCCAAGCGGTCGCCGACCGGGGCGTCGAGGTGACAAGCCTGATCAACAATGCCGCGATCGGCTCTTTCGCCCTGTTTGCCGATGTGGACCCGAGCCGGTCGACCGCCGAGGTCGCCGTTGACGTGATGGCACCGGTCGCGCTGACAGCGGCCTTCATGCCGCAGCTGACGGGTGCCGGCAACGGCTTCATCATCAACCTTGCCAGCGTGTCCGCGTACTTCCCGACTCCTCGGATGACCGTCTACAGCGCCGCAAAGGCGTTCATGCTCAGCTTCACCGAGTCACTATGGACGGAGCTGCGTGGCACCGGCCTGACGGTGTTCGCGGTCGCCCCCGGAGCCACCGGCACCGATTTCACGGCCGGGATGGGGCCGGACGCGGCGGTGCTGACCGCAGGGAAGGTGCGGGCCGCAGAGGACGTCGTCGCGACTGCGCTGCGCCACCTCGAGCGCCGGGATCCGGGCCCGATCGTCGTTGACGGCGGTGGTAACCGGCTCGGCGTGCTCGTGAGCCGAATCGTGAGTCGGCGCCGAGCCGCCCTGATGATGGCCCGCGTCTTCGACCCCGCTCGCCGGCCCCCGTCTCGCACGCCCGGTTGA
- a CDS encoding DivIVA domain-containing protein yields MSAAGIGTLDRTRRGLDPAEVRAFLHLVADELAALRAELAMTRDDRGTCS; encoded by the coding sequence TTGAGCGCCGCAGGCATCGGAACGCTGGACCGCACCCGGCGCGGTCTCGACCCGGCCGAGGTACGCGCCTTCCTGCACCTGGTCGCCGACGAGTTGGCCGCGTTGCGGGCCGAGCTGGCGATGACCCGCGACGATCGAGGTACTTGCTCCTGA
- a CDS encoding type II toxin-antitoxin system PemK/MazF family toxin, whose product MDFGNPVGHEEGGVRPAVVVGSTAHCRFPIGMAIVVPLTSRDRGLEHHVRIDSPASGLARPSWARTEDLTAVSTERFRRQQPLGTASSDEIARLSEWLREMVAFTP is encoded by the coding sequence GTGGACTTCGGTAACCCGGTCGGACATGAGGAAGGTGGCGTACGCCCAGCCGTTGTCGTCGGCTCCACCGCCCACTGCCGGTTCCCGATCGGGATGGCAATCGTGGTGCCGTTGACAAGCCGGGATCGCGGCTTGGAACATCACGTGCGTATCGACTCGCCTGCATCTGGGCTCGCCCGCCCGAGTTGGGCACGGACCGAGGACCTCACGGCGGTCTCCACCGAGCGGTTCCGGCGTCAACAGCCGTTGGGTACGGCCTCCTCGGATGAGATCGCGCGGTTGTCCGAGTGGCTCAGAGAAATGGTCGCCTTCACCCCGTGA